A genomic window from Parafrankia discariae includes:
- a CDS encoding Ig-like domain repeat protein, whose translation MAGQPYTVRVRIVPINGATGTPAGTVVISHGFWPDQATVTLDENGSASATITASFPSGNVPSALMMYVEYQGDGTFLPTTWTAVPAIPYSLPDADPAEGPETASTAAGGA comes from the coding sequence GTGGCCGGGCAGCCCTACACCGTCCGGGTGCGGATCGTCCCGATCAACGGAGCCACCGGAACACCGGCCGGCACAGTGGTCATCTCCCACGGATTCTGGCCCGACCAGGCGACGGTCACCCTGGACGAGAACGGAAGCGCCTCCGCCACCATCACGGCGTCGTTTCCCTCGGGAAACGTGCCGTCCGCACTCATGATGTACGTCGAGTACCAGGGTGACGGCACCTTCCTGCCGACCACGTGGACCGCCGTGCCCGCCATTCCGTACTCACTGCCGGACGCCGACCCGGCAGAGGGGCCGGAGACAGCTTCGACGGCTGCCGGCGGGGCCTGA
- a CDS encoding septum formation family protein, producing MPGDSAPTPNGDGPDPMSAAGPFGDPFADLVLDEAFIAGATRYEAPTRTRAALARFGLLEDSTTPWRSYGADRPRRAGGTSGQPLTHRRTFRPFPEISPPPRSRARSRARIVLALLSVVLFATTVYGFVASAGDSPPSTTLSSGPPPAAGSGSGRDAAAAAVAGESLPDLHRRDWTAGHCYTWLQPDAGSAVDDVPCADRHLFEVVGPLDVGSTYPGGEPYPSPAQWHALGEWHCEPLVTAYLGYGLDPAGRFAMNILRPGEREWNTGERDIVCGLSLRPAPEAPNEVPDLEGQVRGADQART from the coding sequence ATGCCCGGAGACAGCGCACCCACCCCGAACGGCGACGGACCTGACCCGATGTCCGCCGCCGGCCCGTTCGGCGACCCGTTCGCCGACCTCGTCCTCGACGAGGCCTTCATCGCCGGAGCCACCCGGTACGAGGCCCCGACCCGGACGAGAGCCGCCCTCGCCCGCTTCGGGCTCCTCGAGGACAGCACGACGCCCTGGCGCTCGTACGGCGCGGACCGGCCGAGGCGGGCTGGTGGTACCTCCGGCCAGCCGCTGACCCACCGGCGGACGTTCCGGCCGTTCCCGGAGATCTCGCCCCCGCCGCGGTCCCGGGCGCGGTCCCGGGCGCGGATCGTGTTGGCGCTGCTCAGCGTCGTCCTGTTCGCGACCACCGTCTACGGGTTCGTGGCCTCGGCCGGCGACAGTCCACCGTCCACCACGCTCTCGTCGGGCCCGCCACCCGCGGCCGGGAGCGGCTCCGGCCGCGACGCCGCCGCTGCTGCCGTCGCCGGGGAATCCCTACCGGATCTCCACCGACGGGACTGGACGGCCGGCCACTGTTACACCTGGCTCCAGCCGGACGCCGGGAGCGCGGTCGACGACGTCCCCTGTGCCGATCGGCATCTGTTCGAGGTAGTGGGCCCGCTCGACGTCGGATCCACGTACCCCGGCGGGGAGCCGTACCCGTCACCCGCGCAGTGGCACGCGCTCGGCGAATGGCACTGCGAACCGCTCGTCACCGCGTATCTCGGCTACGGACTCGACCCGGCCGGGCGCTTCGCGATGAACATCCTGCGCCCCGGGGAACGCGAGTGGAACACCGGCGAGCGGGACATCGTCTGCGGACTGTCGCTCCGCCCCGCGCCCGAGGCGCCGAACGAGGTGCCCGACCTGGAAGGACAGGTCCGCGGAGCCGACCAGGCGCGGACGTGA
- a CDS encoding septum formation family protein encodes MPGDSAPPAPKNDDSDNRGSGGDDRDKNDVDQADPFAGLVLDESFVAGATRYEAPARTRAAIARFGPVEDGRTAWRPHSRARRSRLRSTRPFPDAAPRTGSRGRIVLALISLVLLGSVVYPFVMSKINNAPPTTVSADGPDSSGSSPGDPATDPDAFDDHGPDLRRWDWKSGRCYSWPQVSTDVPVDDVPCAEPHLFEVVGPLDLSPAYPRDAPYPSISQWNDLEARHCGPLVTPYLGHPLDPFGRFAAGTIHPRRPEWETGDRDVVCGLSLRSDAPADTPWLMSTFSGSVRGADQAMNYPPGTCFRNTTDGSQERVSCQEPHHAQTVGTITLADTADGAPPSSDVFKDLVQAACAPQTAPYLAQHFDGATARGGWHLIHPESWLAGTRSTSCTVSFIDQAGNEVETTGPLSPTDSSGTFTT; translated from the coding sequence ATGCCCGGGGACAGTGCGCCGCCCGCGCCGAAGAACGACGACAGCGACAACCGCGGCAGCGGCGGCGACGACCGCGACAAGAACGACGTCGACCAGGCGGACCCGTTCGCCGGCCTCGTCCTCGACGAGAGCTTCGTCGCCGGGGCCACCAGATACGAGGCGCCCGCCCGCACCAGGGCCGCCATCGCGCGCTTCGGACCGGTCGAGGACGGAAGGACCGCCTGGCGGCCGCATTCACGAGCCCGGCGGTCACGACTGCGATCCACCCGGCCGTTCCCGGACGCCGCGCCCCGAACAGGGTCGCGCGGCCGGATCGTCCTGGCGCTGATCAGCCTCGTCCTGCTCGGCAGTGTGGTGTACCCGTTCGTCATGTCGAAGATCAACAATGCGCCGCCGACCACTGTTTCCGCCGACGGGCCCGACTCGTCCGGTTCCTCCCCCGGCGATCCGGCCACCGACCCCGACGCATTCGACGACCACGGTCCGGATCTACGTCGGTGGGACTGGAAGTCCGGGCGTTGCTACAGCTGGCCGCAGGTGAGCACGGACGTCCCCGTCGACGACGTCCCCTGCGCCGAACCACATCTTTTCGAAGTCGTCGGCCCGCTCGACCTGAGCCCCGCCTACCCGCGGGACGCCCCGTACCCGTCGATCTCCCAGTGGAACGACCTCGAAGCGCGCCATTGCGGCCCGCTGGTCACGCCGTACCTCGGCCACCCGCTCGACCCCTTCGGGCGCTTCGCGGCAGGCACCATCCATCCGCGACGGCCGGAATGGGAGACCGGCGACAGAGACGTCGTCTGTGGACTGAGCCTTCGGAGTGACGCCCCAGCCGACACGCCATGGCTCATGAGCACCTTCTCGGGCAGCGTTCGAGGCGCGGACCAGGCCATGAACTACCCGCCGGGTACCTGCTTCCGCAACACGACCGACGGCAGCCAGGAGCGGGTCTCCTGCCAGGAGCCGCACCACGCGCAGACGGTCGGCACGATCACCCTGGCCGACACCGCCGACGGCGCCCCACCCTCGTCCGATGTGTTCAAGGACCTCGTGCAGGCCGCCTGCGCGCCCCAGACAGCCCCCTATCTCGCGCAGCACTTCGACGGCGCCACAGCCCGAGGCGGCTGGCACCTGATCCATCCCGAGAGCTGGCTCGCGGGAACACGATCCACCAGCTGCACGGTCAGCTTCATTGACCAGGCAGGAAATGAAGTAGAGACCACCGGTCCGCTCAGCCCCACGGACAGCTCGGGAACGTTCACCACGTAG
- a CDS encoding IS630 family transposase, which produces MDQGSGSRIPRRNLEDVRLLALSAVDKGMHPRDAALAFGAGVSTVYSWLQARNEGGPEALKVKVASGRPPRLPEEQTTQLWKLIVGRDPRQMQFDFALWTREMVRELIRREFGVEYTAQGVGKLLRRMGLSPQRPLTRAWEQDHELAARWKQVDYPKIHAEAQATGASIFFGDEASVRTDFHSGTTWAPVGQTPIVRGTGNRKTVNMISAISAQGKLHFSLVDGTTTSATFIEFCQQLLHDIDGTVFLIVDGHSAHKSAATREYVASTEGRLKIFLLPP; this is translated from the coding sequence ATGGATCAGGGGTCCGGTTCTCGTATTCCGCGACGCAATCTGGAAGATGTCCGACTGCTCGCGTTGAGCGCGGTGGACAAGGGCATGCATCCGAGGGATGCGGCGCTGGCTTTCGGGGCTGGCGTTTCCACGGTGTACAGCTGGTTGCAGGCGCGGAACGAGGGTGGGCCCGAGGCGCTGAAGGTGAAGGTCGCGTCCGGGCGTCCACCGCGACTCCCGGAGGAGCAGACAACACAGCTGTGGAAGCTGATCGTTGGTCGGGATCCGCGACAGATGCAGTTCGACTTCGCGCTGTGGACCCGGGAGATGGTGCGGGAGCTGATCCGTCGGGAGTTCGGGGTCGAGTACACCGCCCAGGGCGTCGGCAAGCTGCTGCGCCGGATGGGGCTGTCGCCACAACGCCCGTTGACGCGAGCCTGGGAGCAGGACCACGAGCTCGCCGCACGCTGGAAGCAGGTCGACTACCCGAAGATCCACGCGGAAGCGCAGGCCACGGGAGCGTCGATCTTCTTCGGAGATGAGGCGTCGGTCCGGACGGACTTCCACTCCGGTACCACCTGGGCGCCAGTCGGTCAGACCCCGATCGTGCGTGGCACCGGTAACCGCAAGACCGTGAACATGATCTCAGCGATCTCCGCGCAGGGGAAGCTCCACTTCTCGCTCGTGGACGGCACGACCACCTCCGCGACGTTCATCGAGTTCTGCCAGCAGCTCCTCCATGACATCGATGGCACCGTCTTTCTCATCGTCGACGGGCACAGCGCCCACAAGTCCGCCGCCACACGGGAATACGTGGCGTCGACCGAAGGCCGACTCAAGATCTTCCTGCTCCCGCCCTAA
- a CDS encoding Ig-like domain-containing protein — protein MITLVQEHEGEPVSVRIALSMVGSRRPTMSGTVEIVINDTLRDTVTLKPGPGSATGEWVVRLEPGVQRMSATYSGDEFY, from the coding sequence ATGATCACCCTGGTCCAGGAACACGAGGGTGAACCGGTATCAGTTCGCATCGCGCTGAGCATGGTCGGTTCGCGCCGCCCGACCATGTCCGGGACGGTCGAGATCGTCATCAACGACACCCTCCGCGACACCGTGACGTTGAAGCCCGGCCCCGGCTCCGCCACGGGCGAATGGGTGGTCCGGCTCGAACCCGGCGTCCAGCGCATGTCCGCCACCTACAGCGGCGACGAGTTCTACTAG
- a CDS encoding septum formation family protein, which produces MGNRAARLARRLRRVRAAEWRDHLTTIAINAVLLGAVIYGLVALLGDRAADRESGDPDQTVAATVGPVDGSPTASPAADAVVEFAQETYQPGRCYSWRQHVDSTSTTDVPCAGVHYFEAVGDADIRPDQPGDGAYPTPERWQAITDKYCLPLIEEFLGHPLDPAGRFSAGMIRPQEPGWDIGQRTVTCGITAGMTASDPPAFRPFEGDARGADQARTFAAGTCLRHAGEGGLVETPCDTPHHTQSVGVVRAPEPPGGGVPSEDWLREALGTRCGDLAAPYLEVGRFGGALVEPRWGVISPESWRARSRLATCFIGFADETGSPLPVTGLMTAAVH; this is translated from the coding sequence GTGGGCAACCGAGCCGCCCGGCTCGCCCGCCGGCTCCGACGGGTGCGGGCAGCCGAATGGCGCGACCATCTCACGACCATCGCGATCAACGCTGTTCTCCTCGGCGCCGTGATCTACGGGCTGGTCGCGCTGCTCGGCGACCGCGCCGCTGACCGCGAGTCCGGCGATCCGGACCAGACCGTCGCAGCAACCGTCGGCCCTGTCGATGGGTCGCCGACGGCGTCCCCGGCCGCCGACGCCGTCGTCGAGTTCGCGCAGGAGACCTACCAGCCCGGCCGTTGCTACTCCTGGCGACAGCACGTCGACTCGACCTCGACCACCGACGTTCCCTGTGCGGGTGTCCACTACTTCGAGGCGGTCGGCGACGCAGACATTCGGCCGGACCAGCCGGGCGACGGTGCCTATCCCACCCCCGAACGATGGCAGGCCATCACCGACAAGTACTGCCTACCCCTGATCGAGGAATTCCTGGGTCATCCGCTCGATCCCGCCGGACGATTCTCCGCCGGCATGATCCGTCCACAGGAGCCCGGCTGGGACATCGGCCAGCGCACGGTCACCTGTGGAATCACCGCGGGCATGACCGCATCCGATCCGCCCGCGTTCCGCCCGTTCGAAGGAGACGCCCGCGGCGCCGACCAGGCCAGGACGTTCGCGGCTGGAACCTGCCTTCGCCATGCCGGCGAAGGCGGCCTCGTCGAGACTCCCTGCGACACCCCCCATCACACGCAGAGCGTGGGAGTGGTCCGCGCGCCGGAGCCCCCGGGCGGCGGCGTGCCGTCCGAGGACTGGCTCCGCGAGGCACTCGGAACGCGATGCGGCGACCTCGCCGCTCCATACCTGGAGGTCGGCCGCTTCGGTGGCGCGCTCGTGGAACCGCGATGGGGCGTCATCTCGCCGGAAAGCTGGCGCGCGAGAAGCCGCCTCGCCACCTGCTTCATCGGTTTCGCCGACGAGACCGGCTCCCCCTTGCCGGTCACCGGACTCATGACCGCGGCGGTCCACTGA
- a CDS encoding septum formation family protein, translated as MPGNYGGLEDRRSERETWGRRGRPDARAVTRRTMRARLRAIGRRGQVIAVIANLVLLGAVLHGVTELRADHSAGGGSTGPNDAGPSAAGFAPVPPAGSGASVGFPQWDYLPGRCYSWPRGGTSPLVHDVPCEDVHHFEAVGATNIRDDYPAGAAYPTPAQWEAVSTRYCIPMIERYLGYRLDPDGRFRPGLMRPLENAWKTNQRAISCGISAGTRSDPPEFVPFEGGAHGADQSFVYPTGPCLRRENDGLFGEVPCGAPHHAESVGPLTAPETDDGAPPSDTWLDARLGPRCAELAAPHLEVGHFGDALVNAQWSRIGPESWRTGTRRTTCFVGFTDEAGSPVPVTGSITAPVI; from the coding sequence GTGCCCGGAAACTACGGCGGTCTTGAGGACCGTCGTTCGGAACGAGAGACCTGGGGCCGGCGAGGGCGCCCCGACGCCCGCGCGGTCACCCGCAGGACCATGCGGGCCCGGCTGCGAGCGATCGGCCGGCGCGGCCAGGTGATCGCCGTCATCGCCAACCTGGTTCTCCTCGGCGCCGTTCTCCACGGCGTGACCGAGCTCCGCGCCGATCACTCCGCCGGCGGCGGGTCCACCGGCCCGAACGACGCCGGCCCGTCCGCGGCCGGGTTCGCGCCCGTGCCTCCGGCGGGCTCCGGGGCGTCCGTCGGGTTCCCGCAGTGGGACTATCTGCCCGGCCGGTGTTACTCCTGGCCGCGGGGCGGCACCTCACCACTGGTCCACGACGTTCCATGCGAAGACGTCCACCATTTCGAGGCCGTCGGCGCCACCAACATCCGGGATGATTACCCGGCGGGTGCCGCCTATCCCACCCCGGCCCAGTGGGAGGCCGTCTCGACCCGGTACTGCATACCCATGATCGAGCGCTACCTGGGGTACCGGCTCGACCCTGACGGGCGCTTCCGGCCCGGCCTGATGCGGCCCCTCGAAAACGCCTGGAAGACGAACCAGCGCGCGATCTCCTGCGGCATCTCCGCCGGCACGAGGTCCGACCCGCCGGAATTCGTCCCGTTCGAAGGCGGCGCCCACGGCGCCGACCAGTCCTTCGTGTACCCCACCGGCCCCTGCCTGCGCCGCGAGAACGACGGCCTGTTCGGCGAGGTCCCCTGTGGCGCCCCGCATCACGCGGAAAGCGTAGGACCGCTCACCGCGCCGGAGACCGACGACGGAGCCCCGCCGTCCGACACGTGGCTCGACGCGCGGCTCGGCCCGCGGTGCGCGGAGCTCGCCGCCCCGCATCTCGAGGTCGGGCATTTCGGGGATGCGCTCGTGAACGCGCAATGGAGTCGCATCGGACCGGAGAGCTGGCGGACTGGTACCCGCCGCACGACCTGCTTCGTCGGATTCACCGACGAAGCCGGCTCCCCGGTACCGGTCACCGGGAGCATCACCGCGCCGGTCATCTGA